From one Lycium barbarum isolate Lr01 chromosome 6, ASM1917538v2, whole genome shotgun sequence genomic stretch:
- the LOC132645116 gene encoding AUGMIN subunit 7, whose product MAAKQMEEIQKKLGTLNYPRANAPSQSLLFAGMERYALLEWLFFKLLGDKSPFSQQNLQGDAVDRDEETSRIQYLAEIAKFLGITTTVDPEAIQGRGSYEDRMEMLRLIVDLVEASMYADNPEWSVDEQVAKDIQLIDAIAEKQAQIFSEECKLFPADVQIQSIYPLPDISDLEKQLSDQSNRLLSLQEMVDDLASKHPYNPDEEYVEVEAKLRGHLESFLDTARSFNTIYTKEIRPWTHMMEVPQLHGFGPAANRLLEAYKMLWKFLGNLKNLRDSHAAVAVGSSETVAGEPSSVTRIISECETALTLLNRDLAILSASIARERGEDTSL is encoded by the exons ATGGCAGCAAAGCAAATGGAAGAAATACAGAAGAAATTGGGGACATTGAATTACCCACGAGCCAATGCTCCTTCCCAGTCCCTTCTCTTTGCCGGCATGGAACGTTACGCTCTTCTTGAATGGCTTTTCTTCAA GTTATTAGGGGATAAATCACCATTTTCTCAACAAAATCTACAAGGGGATGCTGTCGATCGTGATGAGGAGACTTCTCGTATTCAGT ATTTAGCAGAGATTGCAAAGTTTCTAGGCATTACTACTACTGTTGATCCAGAAGCAATCCAA GGACGGGGTAGTTATGAAGATCGTATGGAAATGCTACGCCTTATTGTGGATCTAGTGGAAGCAAGCATGTATGCTGATAACCCTGAGTGGAG TGTTGATGAGCAGGTAGCAAAGGATATTCAATTGATTGATGCCATAGCGGAAAAGCAGGCTCAAATTTTTTCGGAAGAATGCAAACTGTTTCCGGCAGATGTTCAGAtccaatctatctatccttt GCCAGACATATCTGATTTGGAGAAGCAACTATCAGATCAATCAAATAGGCTTCTGAGTCTTCAGGAAATGGTTGATGATTTAGCATCAAAG CATCCATACAACCCGGATGAGGAATATGTAGAGGTTGAAGCTAAACTACGAGGTCATTTGGAATCCTTTTTAGACACCGCAAGGTCCTTCAACACAATCTACACAAAG GAAATTCGTCCATGGACCCACATGATGGAAGTACCACAACTGCATGGGTTTGGGCCTGCTGCCAATAGACTATTGGAAGCATATAAGATGCTTTGGAAG TTCCTTGGAAACTTGAAGAATCTTCGGGATTCACATGCAGCTGTAGCAGTTGGTTCATCTGAAACAGTGGCTGGCGAGCCATCTTCTGTGACGAGAATAATTTCCGAATGTGAAACTGCACTTACACTCTTGAATCGCGATCTTGCAATTCTTTCAGCTTCTATTGCCCGTGAGCGAGGCGAAGATACATCTTTGTAA
- the LOC132599898 gene encoding aspartic proteinase CDR1-like yields MSKLTKSMANYVTHYSFFIIFAILVSIFAFTKAMNNGFSIDLIHRDSPNSPFYDPSLSFTERMNNSFHRSFNRSINLRSRSSIIVASNNGEYLMQFSLGTPPVRTLGVADTGSDITWTQCLPCKKCFKQQTCLFNPTKSSTYKPLPCGSKMCHATFSTSCNRTKKTCGYQVMYGDNSYSIGDLATETIRFGSKKKTQVSLKRTVIGCGHNNAGTFSGDKESGIVGLGGGKFSLISQMGSSIGGKFSYCLAPFLKHSSVPKSKIHFGSNAVILGSKVVTTPLAKKSPATFYFLTLEGVSVGEKRLDFREVAFSYEEGNIILDSGTVLTMFSPEIYVKLEAMVKGQIKLPTVVDPTGALSLCYKSLSIEKIPIITMHFKGADVKLGPLNTFVATSDSSWCFAFAASYGVPIYGNIAQMNFLVGYDLKRRHISFKAADCSKQSH; encoded by the exons ATGTCTAAATTGACCAAAAGCATGGCAAATTATGTGACACATTATTCATTCTTCATCATCTTTGCTATTCTAGTTTCAATTTTTGCATTCACAAAAGCTATGAACAATGGTTTTAGCATTGATCTCATTCATAGAGACTCACCAAATTCCCCCTTTTATGATCCTTCCTTAAGCTTCACAGAGCGAATGAACAATTCATTTCATCGCTCTTTCAACCGTTCTATTAATTTACGTTCGCGATCCTCTATCATTGTTGCTTCAAACAATGGTGAGTATCTCATGCAGTTCTCTTTAGGTACGCCACCTGTGCGTACCTTAGGGGTCGCTGATACTGGCAGCGACATCACATGGACGCAATGTTTGCCTTGTAAAAAATGTTTCAAGCAGCAAACTTGTCTTTTCAATCCGACAAAATCCTCGACGTACAAACCGTTACCTTGTGGTTCCAAAATGTGTCACGCAACATTTTCAACGTCTTGCAACAGAACAAAGAAGACTTGCGGATATCAGGTCATGTATGGAGACAATTCATACAGCATTGGTGATTTAGCGACCGAGACGATACGATTCGGTTCAAAGAAAAAAACACAG GTCTCGTTGAAACGCACAGTTATTGGGTGCGGGCACAACAATGCAGGTACATTCAGTGGTGACAAAGAATCAGGGATTGTAGGCCTTGGAGGAGGGAAATTTTCACTAATTTCCCAAATGGGGTCATCAATTGGAGGCAAATTTTCATACTGTTTAGCTCCATTTCTCAAACACAGTTCTGTTCCAAAAAGCAAAATACATTTTGGTTCTAATGCAGTTATTTTGGGCAGTAAAGTTGTGACAACACCTTTAGCTAAAAAATCTCCAGCAACATTCTATTTTCTCACACTGGAAGGTGTAAGTGTGGGTGAAAAAAGACTGGATTTTCGGGAAGTGGCTTTCTCATATGAAGAAGGTAACATTATTTTGGATTCAGGGACAGTATTAACTATGTTTTCGCCCGAAATTTATGTTAAATTAGAAGCAATGGTGAAGGGGCAAATTAAGTTACCAACTGTGGTTGATCCAACAGGTGCACTAAGTTTGTGCTACAAATCTCTGTCCATTGAGAAAATTCCTATCATTACTATGCATTTTAAAGGTGCAGATGTGAAGTTAGGTCCATTGAATACATTTGTGGCGACAAGTGATAGCTCTTGGTGCTTTGCTTTTGCTGCATCATATGGTGTACCAATTTATGGGAATATTGCACAGATGAATTTCTTGGTGGGATATGACTTAAAGAGGAGGCATATATCTTTCAAGGCTGCTGATTGCTCTAAACAGTCGCATTAA